In Meiothermus ruber DSM 1279, the following proteins share a genomic window:
- a CDS encoding fumarylacetoacetate hydrolase family protein: MKIARLRYPSPDGPEVRIVVEALGHPGRWVDVRTTARRAFERRGATAGAALQLACTLVPGSLSRALENGEAFLEALAQAAADTSGETLAAEGGQFVAPIDPSLYRDFLSFEVHFTNAARLNNHGVSPVLYEIPIGYMGNALSFIGPDEEVPWPFYAQERMDYELELGIVIARGGRDIQPERAREHILGLTILNDFSARDIQLREMQGRLGPSKGKHFCNAVGPVIVTLDELPAGGLQMSARVNGEVWSSGNSGSMLWSLEELVAWASAGEPLPAGALLGSGTVGFGCGMELQKYPQPGDLIELEVEGIGVLRNRLGQRPAQGWLPSPKTPTIQV, encoded by the coding sequence ATGAAAATTGCCCGACTTCGCTACCCCAGTCCAGATGGCCCCGAGGTTCGCATTGTGGTCGAGGCCCTGGGCCATCCGGGCCGTTGGGTGGACGTGCGCACCACAGCCCGCCGGGCCTTCGAGCGACGGGGGGCCACCGCCGGTGCTGCCCTGCAACTGGCCTGCACCCTGGTTCCCGGCAGCCTGAGCCGGGCCCTCGAGAACGGCGAGGCCTTCCTGGAGGCCCTGGCCCAGGCTGCCGCCGATACCAGCGGGGAAACCCTGGCAGCGGAAGGAGGCCAGTTCGTCGCTCCCATTGACCCCAGTCTCTACCGTGACTTTCTTTCCTTTGAGGTGCACTTCACCAACGCCGCCCGCCTGAATAACCACGGGGTGAGTCCGGTGCTCTACGAGATCCCCATCGGTTATATGGGCAACGCGCTGTCATTCATCGGCCCCGATGAGGAGGTGCCCTGGCCCTTTTATGCCCAGGAGCGCATGGACTACGAGCTCGAGCTGGGTATCGTCATTGCCCGTGGAGGACGGGACATCCAGCCCGAACGGGCCCGGGAGCACATCCTAGGCCTGACCATCCTCAACGACTTCAGCGCCCGCGACATCCAGCTCCGCGAGATGCAGGGTCGGCTGGGCCCCTCCAAAGGCAAGCACTTCTGCAATGCGGTGGGGCCGGTGATCGTAACCCTGGACGAACTGCCCGCCGGAGGATTACAGATGAGCGCACGGGTCAACGGCGAGGTCTGGTCGAGCGGCAACAGCGGCAGCATGTTGTGGTCGCTGGAAGAGTTGGTGGCCTGGGCCTCGGCCGGTGAGCCCTTACCGGCGGGCGCCCTGTTGGGCTCGGGCACGGTGGGTTTCGGCTGCGGGATGGAGTTGCAAAAGTACCCTCAGCCCGGTGACTTGATCGAACTCGAGGTCGAAGGCATCGGGGTGCTGCGCAACCGTCTGGGTCAGCGACCTGCCCAGGGCTGGCTACCCAGCCCCAAGACCCCCACCATTCAGGTTTGA
- a CDS encoding fumarylacetoacetate hydrolase family protein: MKPFHLGTFSAGGGPAFAGVVIEGQVIAAAALAPLCARLGYELRQPEQVLGLLEDWPRNFAALAAAVEAIRNGQATGLPFIAESQLQVLPPVLPRQIFCSGANYKKHVVDLIVAQGGPHLEGKTPEERRVWGVQRMDERAQRGKPFVFTKLPSSIIGPFDPITLPPEIQQADWELELGVIMGRPARRVPRAAALEYVAGYVVVNDITARELVYRPDIPEMGMDWLISKSAPGFLPVGPYLTPAAFVPDPQSLTVTLKLNGQVMQHESTADMIFGVAHLIEYISAYVQLWPGDLICTGSPAGNGMHYNRFLREGDVLEGSIDGLGTQRNRCQLETLSPAAFGRGVRV, encoded by the coding sequence ATGAAGCCTTTTCATCTGGGAACCTTTAGCGCCGGGGGCGGCCCTGCCTTTGCAGGGGTGGTGATCGAAGGGCAGGTGATCGCTGCTGCGGCCCTGGCCCCGCTGTGCGCCCGGCTGGGGTATGAGCTGCGTCAGCCCGAGCAGGTGCTGGGCTTGCTGGAAGACTGGCCGCGCAACTTTGCCGCCTTGGCCGCAGCAGTAGAGGCCATCCGCAACGGACAGGCAACCGGCCTGCCCTTCATCGCAGAGTCGCAGCTCCAGGTGTTACCCCCGGTGCTACCCCGGCAGATCTTCTGCTCCGGTGCCAACTACAAAAAGCATGTGGTGGACTTGATTGTGGCCCAGGGAGGGCCCCACCTCGAGGGCAAAACCCCAGAGGAACGGCGGGTTTGGGGCGTACAGCGCATGGACGAGCGGGCCCAGCGAGGCAAACCCTTCGTCTTCACCAAGCTGCCCTCCAGCATCATTGGCCCCTTCGACCCCATCACGCTGCCCCCAGAGATCCAGCAGGCCGACTGGGAGCTGGAACTAGGGGTCATTATGGGCCGACCAGCCCGCCGCGTACCGCGCGCCGCTGCTCTCGAGTACGTGGCCGGCTATGTGGTGGTCAACGACATTACCGCCCGCGAACTGGTCTACCGGCCCGATATCCCCGAGATGGGCATGGACTGGCTCATCTCAAAAAGCGCCCCAGGGTTTTTGCCGGTGGGCCCCTACCTGACCCCAGCCGCTTTCGTCCCCGATCCACAAAGCCTCACCGTCACCCTCAAGCTCAACGGCCAGGTGATGCAGCATGAGTCCACTGCCGACATGATCTTTGGGGTGGCCCATCTGATCGAGTACATCTCGGCGTATGTGCAGCTCTGGCCCGGCGATCTGATCTGCACCGGCTCGCCCGCAGGCAATGGGATGCACTACAACCGCTTCTTGCGGGAAGGGGATGTGCTCGAGGGCAGCATCGACGGGCTGGGCACCCAGCGCAATCGTTGTCAGTTAGAGACCCTGAGCCCTGCGGCCTTCGGAAGGGGGGTCAGGGTCTAG
- a CDS encoding FAD-dependent oxidoreductase, whose protein sequence is MPSVEKILIVGGGIAGLCTAVGLKNSGIKAEIVELNPKWDVYGVGIIQLANALRALAALGLAKEAIAEGFPMSSLVMWRPDGEPIATLPQPQIAGPDFPPQNGIARPKLHSILQKAAQAAGARVRLGLTVAHLEPTPHSVKVSFTDGSHGEYDLVVGADGLRSRVRRLAFPGAPEPQYEGQVVWRYNLPRPAEVDNIWMWMGDPKVGIVPLGPNLMYMFITDAAPGSPPRFPEAALAQEMQKRLDGYRHIPLLAQLRAQITDPSKVVLRPFETILVPAPWNQGRVVLIGDAAHAMTAHIAQGAAMAIEDAVVLTEELRRQTSLEAALQAYNHRRFDRVRQMVEMSRQLCIWERTHDPKADPVGVTMASVQLAAQPI, encoded by the coding sequence ATGCCAAGCGTAGAAAAGATACTGATTGTAGGGGGCGGCATCGCAGGCTTATGCACCGCCGTGGGTCTCAAGAATAGCGGCATCAAGGCCGAGATCGTCGAGCTCAACCCCAAGTGGGATGTCTACGGGGTGGGCATCATTCAGTTAGCCAACGCGCTGCGGGCCCTGGCTGCTCTGGGCTTAGCCAAAGAAGCCATCGCGGAGGGGTTCCCCATGTCCTCGCTGGTAATGTGGCGGCCGGATGGCGAGCCAATCGCCACCCTTCCCCAGCCGCAGATTGCGGGGCCGGATTTTCCTCCTCAGAACGGCATTGCTCGGCCAAAGCTGCACAGTATTCTACAGAAAGCGGCGCAGGCTGCTGGGGCCAGGGTGCGCCTGGGGCTTACGGTAGCGCACCTCGAGCCCACCCCTCATTCGGTCAAGGTTAGCTTCACCGACGGCAGCCACGGCGAGTACGACCTGGTGGTAGGGGCCGACGGCCTGCGCTCCAGGGTACGCCGATTGGCTTTCCCCGGCGCACCCGAGCCCCAGTACGAGGGTCAGGTGGTCTGGCGCTACAACCTGCCCCGCCCAGCGGAGGTGGACAATATCTGGATGTGGATGGGAGATCCCAAGGTGGGCATCGTGCCGCTGGGCCCCAACCTGATGTACATGTTCATCACCGACGCCGCACCCGGCTCTCCTCCGCGCTTCCCGGAAGCAGCCCTGGCCCAGGAGATGCAAAAGCGCCTGGACGGCTACCGCCATATCCCTTTGCTGGCCCAGCTACGCGCACAAATTACCGACCCCAGCAAGGTGGTTCTGCGTCCCTTCGAAACGATTTTGGTTCCCGCTCCCTGGAACCAGGGCCGGGTGGTGCTGATAGGTGATGCCGCCCACGCCATGACTGCCCACATCGCCCAGGGAGCCGCTATGGCCATCGAGGATGCAGTGGTGCTCACCGAAGAGCTGCGCCGCCAGACCAGCCTGGAAGCAGCCCTGCAGGCGTACAACCACCGGCGTTTTGACCGGGTACGCCAGATGGTCGAGATGTCACGTCAACTTTGCATCTGGGAACGCACCCACGACCCTAAAGCCGACCCCGTGGGGGTGACCATGGCCTCCGTGCAGCTAGCTGCCCAACCAATATGA
- a CDS encoding SMP-30/gluconolactonase/LRE family protein: MSRNPLHGFRVERTQIGFIGHDLQRPECILAEPDGTLWVADARGGVVRIAPDGSQQIITPLTQEKALDASFEARYVEAKGSLPNGLCFAENGDFIIANWGTNALERMTRAGHLRTLYTEIEGRPLGKVNFPLRDSKGRIWFSVTTREEPWTKQVNSKVSDGYIGLIDQKGIRIVAEGFCGTNEIRFDAREEWLYVVESTARRITRLRHRNGELYEREIYGPSELEGHPDGFAFDAFGNLWITLIFLDKLIAITPEGEVLELLDDSNPVANTVYEQHFRAGTLTPEIMAANHGTLCPWMASLTFGGPDLRTVYLGSLRGNRIPYFRSPVPGQPMIHWRR; encoded by the coding sequence ATGAGCAGGAATCCCCTTCATGGCTTTCGGGTCGAACGCACCCAGATCGGTTTTATCGGCCACGACCTGCAGCGCCCTGAGTGCATCCTGGCCGAACCCGACGGCACCCTGTGGGTGGCCGATGCCCGGGGGGGCGTGGTGCGGATTGCCCCCGACGGAAGCCAGCAGATCATCACCCCGCTGACCCAGGAAAAGGCCCTGGATGCCTCCTTTGAAGCGCGCTATGTGGAGGCCAAAGGTTCGTTGCCCAACGGGCTTTGCTTTGCCGAGAACGGCGACTTTATCATCGCCAACTGGGGCACCAACGCCCTGGAGCGCATGACCCGCGCAGGCCACCTGCGTACCCTTTATACCGAAATCGAGGGCCGGCCGCTGGGCAAGGTCAACTTCCCTTTACGCGACTCTAAGGGGCGTATCTGGTTTAGCGTGACAACCCGTGAGGAGCCCTGGACCAAGCAGGTCAACAGCAAGGTTAGCGATGGCTACATTGGGTTGATAGACCAGAAAGGCATCCGCATTGTGGCTGAGGGTTTTTGTGGCACCAACGAGATTCGCTTCGATGCGCGTGAAGAGTGGCTTTATGTGGTGGAGAGCACTGCCCGCCGCATCACCCGCCTGCGCCATCGCAACGGCGAGCTGTACGAGCGCGAGATTTACGGGCCCAGCGAACTCGAGGGTCACCCCGACGGCTTCGCCTTCGATGCGTTTGGCAACCTCTGGATCACGCTGATTTTCCTGGACAAGCTGATCGCCATCACCCCCGAGGGTGAGGTGCTCGAGCTGCTCGACGACAGCAACCCTGTTGCCAACACCGTCTACGAGCAACACTTCCGGGCCGGAACCCTCACCCCAGAGATCATGGCCGCCAACCACGGCACCCTCTGCCCCTGGATGGCCAGCCTGACCTTCGGGGGGCCGGATCTGCGCACGGTCTATCTGGGCAGCCTACGCGGCAACCGTATTCCCTACTTTCGCAGCCCGGTGCCGGGCCAGCCCATGATCCACTGGAGGCGTTGA
- a CDS encoding SDR family NAD(P)-dependent oxidoreductase has protein sequence MHPLFDLSGTVALVTGGSRGIGLASARLLAELGAQVVLSSEDPKACAAAEAELRARGMAAWGLPCDVGEKPQIERLVEQTLERFGRIDALVAAAGVAPHFGPVLSASEADWATTMRINLQSNLWLAGLVIPQMLGRGGSLVFITSLSGLRGNQEIGLYAISKAGLAQLVRDLAVQYGPQGVRANAVAPGLIRTAFARRLLENPTFMERRIAHTPLRRVGEPEDVAGAVAFLVSRAGAFVTGQTLVVDGGTLISDGSGA, from the coding sequence ATGCACCCCCTGTTCGACCTGAGCGGCACGGTGGCGCTGGTGACCGGCGGCAGCCGGGGCATCGGGCTGGCCAGCGCCCGACTGTTGGCCGAGCTGGGAGCTCAGGTAGTGCTCTCGAGCGAAGACCCCAAAGCCTGCGCCGCTGCCGAGGCCGAGTTGCGCGCGCGCGGGATGGCAGCCTGGGGTCTTCCTTGTGACGTGGGGGAAAAACCACAGATTGAGCGGCTGGTGGAGCAGACCCTGGAACGCTTCGGACGGATTGATGCCCTGGTGGCCGCCGCAGGGGTGGCTCCGCATTTCGGCCCCGTGCTGAGCGCTTCCGAGGCCGACTGGGCAACTACCATGCGGATTAACTTGCAAAGCAACCTCTGGTTAGCTGGTCTGGTGATCCCCCAGATGCTGGGCCGCGGGGGTAGCCTGGTGTTTATCACCAGCTTATCGGGTTTGCGAGGCAACCAGGAGATAGGTTTGTATGCTATTTCTAAAGCCGGATTGGCCCAACTGGTGCGTGATCTGGCTGTGCAGTATGGCCCCCAGGGGGTGCGGGCCAACGCGGTGGCACCGGGGCTAATTCGCACTGCGTTTGCCCGACGCTTATTAGAAAACCCGACCTTCATGGAGCGCCGGATCGCCCATACCCCTCTACGCCGGGTGGGCGAGCCCGAGGATGTTGCCGGGGCCGTGGCTTTTCTGGTGAGCCGAGCCGGAGCCTTCGTAACCGGCCAGACCCTGGTGGTGGATGGGGGCACCCTGATCTCCGATGGGAGCGGAGCATGA
- a CDS encoding NAD-dependent epimerase/dehydratase family protein, with translation MRVLVTGANGFVGRWLVRLLLTNNSLEPTQLLLLDRKFNIAHTDPRIQTLEGDFFQPQVLEAALAKPVGVVFHLASIPGGLAEQALELGLEVNLKGTLALFEALRKQPRAPVVVFASSIAVYGSPLPERVDAQTPPNPSSSYGTQKLLGEYLLLDYSRRGELDGRALRLPGIVARPAEPSGLVSAFMSEVMHRLKAGQPCTAPVSPQATMWWMSAHCCAINLIHAATLPSQAVYPRVTLLPALRASLQEVVDGLAACYGSNRRHLIRYQPDEAIESRFGRFPSLDASVAEAMGFRHDGDVNSLIFNALERA, from the coding sequence ATGAGAGTTCTAGTTACCGGAGCCAACGGCTTTGTGGGGCGCTGGCTGGTACGCCTGCTGCTGACCAACAATTCCCTCGAGCCCACCCAGCTCCTCCTGCTTGACCGAAAGTTCAACATCGCCCATACAGATCCTCGGATCCAGACCCTAGAGGGCGACTTCTTCCAGCCACAGGTGCTCGAGGCAGCCTTAGCCAAGCCAGTGGGGGTGGTGTTTCACCTAGCCAGCATCCCTGGCGGCCTGGCCGAGCAGGCCCTCGAGCTGGGCCTGGAGGTTAACCTGAAGGGCACCCTGGCCCTCTTCGAAGCCCTGCGTAAGCAGCCCAGAGCACCGGTGGTGGTCTTTGCCAGCAGCATCGCCGTGTACGGCTCGCCCCTACCGGAGCGGGTGGATGCCCAGACCCCTCCCAACCCCAGCAGCAGCTACGGTACCCAGAAGCTCCTCGGAGAGTATCTCCTGCTGGACTATTCGCGGCGGGGCGAGCTCGATGGCCGGGCCCTGCGCCTGCCGGGCATCGTGGCCCGCCCAGCCGAGCCTTCGGGGCTGGTCTCAGCCTTTATGAGCGAGGTCATGCACCGCCTCAAAGCAGGCCAGCCCTGCACCGCACCGGTTTCCCCCCAGGCCACCATGTGGTGGATGTCGGCTCACTGCTGCGCAATAAACCTGATTCACGCAGCCACTTTGCCCAGCCAAGCGGTCTATCCGCGGGTCACCCTGCTACCTGCATTGCGGGCCAGCCTGCAAGAGGTGGTGGATGGGCTGGCAGCGTGCTATGGCTCCAACCGGCGCCACCTGATCCGCTATCAGCCCGATGAGGCCATTGAGAGCCGGTTTGGCCGCTTTCCCAGCCTTGATGCCAGCGTGGCCGAAGCAATGGGATTCCGCCACGATGGCGATGTAAACTCGC